A portion of the Hoplias malabaricus isolate fHopMal1 chromosome 1, fHopMal1.hap1, whole genome shotgun sequence genome contains these proteins:
- the sh3bp5la gene encoding SH3-binding domain protein 5-like, a, with protein MAACGDLRESPVGSVCLSLEKRVENQGHPLCEVAKNVVFECKYRDVDGQSAIVGDKKACAELEQQREAETEVNRKKAADEELDPRIQEELEHLNEASEEINQLELQLDEARSSYRKILTDSARKLNAQSSQLGTCIEKARPYYEARRLAKEAQQETQKAALSYERAVSMHTAAREMVYVAEQGLTADRTLDQTWQEMLNHATAKVNEAEEERLRSEREHMRVTQLCQAAEAHVQTLQKSLKRAIIKSKPYFELKAQLNYILEEHKWKVTQLEEHVTEVKKRYSVTLRCLERISEEIHAQRGEEHSEEVSRKAFDVRSPPVGAESVINTGTEEGLYGVCAKSDDWVDGNEGVTKTMEWVERHRESGWWKKAKERTTGGEVAGSDSASVTSFKTIASDLEKCDSVEHLGHLSDTVSLSGEDEEKGKSKNGEIGRLTNKLDKTLDISEKEKQEQFWKQHQRSVSL; from the exons ATGGCAGCCTGTGGGGACCTAAGAGAGAGTCCGGTCGGCTCTGTGTGTTTATCTCTGGAGAAAAGAGTGGAAAATCAAGGGCATCCCCTCTGCGAAGTTGCGAAAAATGTTGTGTTTGAGTGTAAATACAGAGACGTCGACGGCCAATCTGCAATCGTTGGAGATAAAAAGGCATGTGCTGAGCTAGAACAACAACGAGAAGCAGAGACAGAGGTCAACAGGAAGAAAGCAGCTGATGAAGAGCTGGACCCTCGAATACAG GAGGAGCTAGAGCACCTCAATGAAGCCAGTGAGGAGATAAACCAGCTTGAGCTGCAACTAGAT GAAGCAAGGTCGAGTTACAGAAAGATTCTTACAGATTCAGCCAGGAAGCTCAATGCACAGAGCTCTCAACTGGGAACCTGCATCGAGAAAGCGAGACCTTACTATGAGGCACGGAGATTAGCTAAAGAG GCCCAACAGGAGACGCAAAAGGCAGCTCTTAGCTATGAGAGGGCTGTTTCCATGCACACAGCTGCACGTGAAATGGTATATGTGGCAGAACAAGGCCTTACAGCAGATAGGACTCTGGATCAAACATGGCAAGAGATGCTGAATCACGCCACTGCAAAG GTGAACGAAGCAGAAGAGGAGCGACTGCGGAGTGAGCGAGAGCACATGCGCGTCACTCAGCTGTGTCAAGCGGCCGAGGCTCACGTGCAGACTCTGCAGAAGTCTCTCAAGAGGGCCATTATCAAGTCTAAGCCTTATTTTGAGCTTAAGGCTCAGCTCAATTACATACTGGAG GAACACAAATGGAAGGTAACGCAGTTAGAAGAGCATGTGACAGAAGTTAAGAAGCGTTACTCAGTCACTCTACGATGCCTGGAAAGAATAAGCGAAGAGATCCATGCTCAGAGGGGAGAGGAGCATTCAGAGGAAGTGTCTAGAAAAGCCTTTGATGTGAGAAGTCCTCCTGTCGGAGCTGAGTCAGTCATTAATACAGGGACAGAAGAGGGACTTTACGGAGTCTGCGCCAAGTCCGATGATTGGGTGGATGGAAATGAGGGTGTAACTAAGACCATGGAGTGGGTGGAGAGACATAGGGAGTCTGGTTGGTGGAAGAAAGCGAAAGAGAGAACAACAGGTGGAGAGGTAGCTGGTTCAGATTCTGCCTCAGTTACCAGCTTTAAAACGATTGCCTCTGACTTGGAAAAGTGTGACTCTGTAGAGCACCTAGGCCATCTGAGTGACACGGTGAGTCTCTCGggagaagatgaagagaaaggAAAATCAAAGAATGGTGAGATTGGAAGACTGACAAACAAATTGGACAAAACGCTTGACATTTCAGAGAAGGAGAAGCAAGAGCAGTTTTGGAAACAGCACCAGAGAAGTGTCAGTTTGTGA
- the mgat1a gene encoding alpha-1,3-mannosyl-glycoprotein 2-beta-N-acetylglucosaminyltransferase a has translation MLCKKSSFIFCGAFLFVAWNAILIFALLGRSLIGNQGESGDKENGNIIKELMRVINSFETELESQNKILLQIQRHRSLWEEHRGDGMAVKSKSDVEEPDRVVIPILVIACNRVTVKRCLDKLIEYRPSEELYPIIVSQDCGHTETANAIASYGSKLTHIKQPDLSDISVPVEHRKFQGYYKISRHYHWALNQVFNVFSYSSVIIVEDDLEVAPDFFEYFTALYPMLKSDPSLWCVSAWNDNGREGFVDPGKPSLLYRTDFFPGLGWMLLKETWLELEPKWPASFWDDWMRHPDQRKDRSCIRPEISRTLTFGRRGVSLGQFYDKYLRFIKLNAEFVPFTKMDLSYLEKRKYEEAFEKEVYSAAIVSMEDLKSGKLSGPGPFRVQYSNPESFKILARNLGVMDDLKSGVPRAGFRGVVSFFYRGRRIYITPPVGWKQYDTSWS, from the exons atgCTCTGCAAGAAAAGTTCCTTCATTTTTTGTGGTGCTTTCTTGTTTGTTGCTTGGAATGCCATCCTCATATTTGCCCTCTTGGGACGGTCTCTCATTGGTAATCAGGGGGAGTCTGGAGACAAAGAAAATGGCAATATTATTAAGGAATTAATGCGGGTAATTAATTCATTCGAAACTGAACTTGAGTCCCAGAACAAAATTCTTCTCCAGATCCAAAGGCATAGGTCACTGTGGGAAGAACACAGAGGTGATGGAATGGCTGTGAAGAGTAAATCTGATGTTGAAGAGCCAGATCGAGTGGTCATTCCCATCTTGGTAATAGCCTGTAATAGGGTAACAGTGAAACGCTGCTTGGACAAACTCATCGAGTACCGTCCATCAGAGGAACTTTATCCAATTATTGTGAGCCAAGATTGTGGACACACAGAGACGGCTAATGCGATTGCCTCATATGGCAGTAAGCTGACCCATATTAAACAGCCCGATTTGTCAGATATCTCAGTGCCTGTAGAACATAGGAAGTTCCAGGGATACTACAAAATCTCAAGACATTACCACTGGGCTCTGAACCAGGTGTTCAACGTCTTCTCATATTCTTCTGTCATCATTGTGGAGGATGATTTAGAG GTGGCTCCTGACTTCTTTGAGTATTTTACAGCCCTCTACCCTATGTTGAAATCTGACCCAagtctgtggtgtgtgtctgcctGGAATGACAATGGCAGGGAAGGATTTGTCGACCCTGGAAAACCAAGCCTTTTATATAGAACAGACTTTTTCCCAGGGCTTGGATGGATGCTCCTGAAGGAAACATGGCTTGAACTAGAACCAAAATGGCCAGCTTCGTTTTGGGACGACTGGATGCGCCATCCTGATCAACGCAAAGACAGGTCTTGCATTCGCCCTGAAATATCAAGAACTTTAACCTTTGGCCGTAGGGGTGTTAGTTTGGGTCAGTTTTATGACAAATACCTCCGTTTTATTAAACTCAATGCTGAATTTGTGCCTTTTACAAAAATGGATCTCTCTTATTTAGAGAAAAGGAAATATGAGGAGGCTTTTGAGAAAGAGGTTTACAGTGCTGCCATTGTGAGCATGGAAGACCTGAAAAGTGGGAAATTATCTGGGCCAGGCCCATTTAGAGTGCAGTACTCAAACCCTGAAAGTTTTAAAATACTGGCACGCAACCTTGGTGTCATGGATGACCTTAAGTCTGGAGTGCCACGGGCGGGGTTTCGGGGAGTTGTCAGCTTCTTTTATCGAGGAAGACGGATCTACATAACACCACCTGTTGGGTGGAAGCAGTATGATACAAGTTGGAGTTGA